A single window of Anopheles moucheti chromosome 2, idAnoMoucSN_F20_07, whole genome shotgun sequence DNA harbors:
- the LOC128309639 gene encoding DNA repair protein RAD50, giving the protein MSTIHKLEIRGIRSFGVEREDVQQINFRSPLTLIVGQNGCGKTTIIECLKYGLTGELPPGANRGVGFVHDPKIFNTIESLGQVKLMVKDGVDNTVTAIRSMKITHKGKNPKFETMDSSITMENARTKEKITMSRSRVADINNEMCDTMGVSKAILNNVIFCHQEDSCWPLDEPKELKKKFDAIFGTTEYNKALEKLLKLGKEYNDQLKDKMGDLKLRENLKLQTESKQLQLENGEGKLEKLRATIVDLESDIKPIQNKLEQLALVERQYSSLLAKKIEYSSKIKSKQEQSQQLRSKIKKLFEGSLPELEMEIKIFQQTSASKHSELEEDESELQRIKSQDRSLLNKLQSIDGQKIELAEKQKRERELQIERGKKMKALGDKLAIPLSDDYGDASISANIIDSAISSIRNALQNQDMIVQSKIKAFDEEDVRAQKSIDKLRETKVTLESDSISKRKQIAQLEREKLQTTREVSEIERSAEALKGLIDKINRHELEYETLVAAANLPAMKKDLIERKQLRDQLQGELDRLEERISSLNEVAMKESELTLVEQQYTSRETELGRLRNKHADNLRRLFPDRTIESKYRSNMQNLYDDLQKEVKNVNEKIRRAQAIVTEMETTRKSQKAQLDRLERDLGEAEEKIYSACRGNAYEEVLSKLSEKISKNNLEHGEARSAVVLYQKFISNIENDRCCPVCDKGLESADVHDISGKLSDEIRRLPEKIETLERTLKKDRSDYDKLLALKPISERLEKQKKELPQLKQQLQDTEKRLTNASDELEEHQLAVSEPTANMQLINSIVGDMSILDKLGSELERMKRNVDELRTQLGTRISDGVTIESLKSERETLRVKFKTERNLVDEMQTTIDTKTENLNEMQSNNNQLKSRKLKLQESVQSLEQKRTNVRELGAKIAALNGELKDAEQQLHPVQMQLQKEVEQKQRAKEQNNREQQKLRKTLDALRWEETEIVRLGCELDELAVLNLSSELSRVQAKKDQVQQEQDQLKRIMECKAKSIEKQKHDIANQHLQERDLIDNRDLKRMVRETTDLEAELAVLVKNMGEMEVGSVHKERDRLLDVRDGLQAKRSELNGQTSELQRQLDELRKELGRDEFRNAVRNYLATLHETIVMQKIISDLKKYRNAFEDALREFHTEKMQEINRTIFSLWRDIYRGNDIDYIRINTIDEGVVERSDRRRLYTYGVMQAKNDVEIEMRGRCSAGQRVLASLIIRLALAETFSSNCGVMTLDEPTTNLDRDNIESLCLALRQIVSEREGGPSQLIVITHEEDFVNKLDKLETYHRISRNNEGKSVIKEETI; this is encoded by the exons ATGTCTACGATCCATAAATTAGAAATACGAGGAATACGCAGCTTTGGTGTCGAGCGTGAAGATGTTCAG CAAATAAATTTTCGGTCGCCGCTTACGCTGATCGTGGGACAAAACGGTTGCGGAAAGACTACCATCATCGAGTGCCTTAAGTATGGTTTAACAGGCGAGCTTCCACCGGGCGCCAATCGGGGTGTTGGTTTTGTTCATGATCCTAAAATATTTAACACCATAGAAAGTCTCGGACAGGTGAAGTTAATGGTGAAGGATGGTGTCGATAACACGGTGACAGCCATTCGTTCCATGAAAATTACCCACAAGGGAAAGAATCCAAAGTTCGAGACGATGGATTCTAGCATCACTATGGAGAATGCCAgaacgaaggaaaaaataacCATGTCCCGGTCGCGTGTTGCGGACATCAACAACGAAATGTGCGACACAATGGGGGTGTCGAAGGCAATCCTTAACAATGTCATATTTTGCCACCAGGAAGACTCGTGCTGGCCGCTGGATGAGCCAAAGGAGTTGAAGAAAAAGTTCGATGCCATTTTCGGAACCACCGAGTACAACAAGGCCCTCGAAAAGTTATTAAAACTGGGAAAGGAATACAATGATCAGCTGAAGGATAAGATGGGAGATTTAAAACTtagagaaaatttaaaattacaaaCGGAAAGTAAACAGCTGCAGCTCGAAAATGGCGAAgggaagcttgaaaaactgcgaGCAACAATTGTCGACCTGGAGAGCGATATTAAGCCAATCCAAAATAAGCTCGAACAATTGGCATTAGTTGAGCGACAGTATTCATCGTTGTTGGCAAAAAAGATCGAATACAGCTCGAA gattaaaagcaaacaagaacaaaGCCAACAGCTGCGGTCAAAGATTAAGAAACTGTTCGAAGGGTCTTTGCCAgagttggaaatggaaattaagaTATTCCAGCAAACCTCAGCATCGAAGCATTCCGAGCTGGAAGAGGACGAATCGGAATTGCAAAGGATCAAGTCACAGGATCGTTCACTGCTGAACAAGCTCCAGTCAATAGACGGGCAAAAGATTGAGTTAGCCGAAAAGCAGAAACGTGAACGTGAACTTCAGATTGAGCGAGGCAAAAAGATGAAGGCGCTCGGCGATAAGCTTGCCATACCATTGTCCGATGACTATGGTGATGCTTCGATCAGCGCTAATATTATAGATTCGGCAATTAGTTCGATCCGCAATGCTTTGCAAAACCAGGACATGATTGTACAATCTAAGATCAAAGCGTTTGATGAAGAAGACGTTCGGGCTCAAAAAAGCATCGATAAATTGCGCGAAACCAAGGTAACTCTGGAGAGCGATTCCATCTCGAAGCGTAAGCAAATAGCACAACTAGAAcgggaaaaactacaaacCACGCGTGAGGTGTCTGAAATTGAAAGATCTGCCGAAGCGCTCAAGGGACTGATTGACAAAATCAACCGGCACGAGCTAGAGTACGAAACGCTGGTGGCAGCTGCAAATTTGCCGGCAATGAAAAAGGATTTAATCGAACGGAAGCAACTTCGCGATCAACTGCAAGGTGAGTTGGATCGTTTGGAAGAGCGCATTAGCTCGCTGAATGAGGTAGCGATGAAAGAAAGTGAACTTACACTAGTGGAACAGCAATATACAAGCCGTGAAACTGAGCTTGGCAGGTTGCGCAACAAACACGCAGATAACTTACGTCGTCTGTTTCCCGATCGCACTATTGAGTCAAAGTATAGGAGtaacatgcaaaacctgtaCGATGATTTGCAAAAGGAggtaaaaaatgtgaatgaaAAAATACGTCGAGCGCAAGCGATTGTAACAGAGATGGAAACGACCCGTAAAAGCCAAAAGGCGCAACTCGACCGGCTGGAGCGTGATTTGGGAGAAGCGGAAGAAAAGATTTACAGCGCCTGTCGGGGTAATGCTTACGAGGAAGTGTTGAGCAAGCTGAGCGAAAAAATATCCAAAAACAATCTGGAACATGGAGAAGCGCGATCGGCCGTAGTTTTGTACCAAAAGTTTATCTCCAACATTGAAAATGATCGCTGCTGCCCGGTGTGCGACAAGGGTTTGGAGAGTGCAGATGTTCACGATATCAGTGGCAAGTTGTCGGATGAAATTCGACGACTGCCAGAGAAGATTGAGACGCTTGAACGAACGCTCAAAAAGGATCGTTCCGATTATGATAAGCTACTCGCTTTAAAGCCCATTTCCGAACGGttggaaaagcaaaagaaggaACTGCCTCAGTTGAAACAGCAGTTGCAGGATACGGAAAAGCGCCTCACTAATGCGTCGGACGAATTGGAGGAACATCAGCTAGCTGTGTCGGAACCGACAGCCAACATGCAGCTGATTAATTCGATTGTCGGTGATATGAGTATTCTAGACAAGCTTGGCAGCGAGTTAGAACGCATGAAGCGTAATGTCGACGAGCTGCGAACCCAGCTGGGAACTCGCATTTCCGACGGAGTGACGATTGAATCGCTTAAGTCGGAACGTGAAACATTGCGCGTCAAGTTTAAAACGGAACGAAATCTGGTTGATGAAATGCAAACCACAATCGATACCAAGACGGAAAACCTTAACGAAATGCAGTCCAACAACAATCAGTTGAAGTCGAGGAAGCTGAAGCTGCAGGAATCGGTTCAATCATTAGAACAGAAGCGTACAAACGTTAGAGAGCTGGGTGCGAAAATTGCTGCACTGAACGGTGAGCTAAAAGATGCCGAACAGCAACTTCACCCCGTACAGATGCAACTGCAGAAGGAAGTAGAGCAAAAGCAGCGTGCAAAGGAGCAAAACAATCGAGAGCAACAAAAGCTGCGCAAAACATTAGATGCGTTGCGTTGGGAGGAGACGGAAATCGTTCGGTTGGGATGTGAGTTGGACGAGCTGGCTGTGCTGAATTTGAGTTCAGAGTTGAGTAGGGTTCAGGCGAAAAAAGATCAGGTACAGCAGGAGCAAGATCAGCTGAAGCGGATTATGGAGTGTAAGGCGAAAAGTATCGAAAAGCAGAAACATGACATTGCCAATCAACATTTGCAAGAACGCGACCTGATAGACAACAGGGATTTAAAGCGTATGGTGCGAGAAACGACCGATCTAGAAGCGGAGCTAGCAGTGTTGGTTAAAAACATGGGAGAAATGGAAGTGGGAAGCGTACATAAAGAACGCGACCGGCTTTTAGATGTTCGCGACGGTTTGCAGGCCAAGCGCAGTGAACTTAACGGTCAGACGAGTGAATTGCAGCGTCAGCTTGACGAGCTCCGCAAGGAGCTGGGTCGAGATGAATTTCGCAATGCCGTCCGGAACTACCTCGCAACTTTGCACGAGACGATAGTGATGCAAAAAATAATTAGCGATCTCAAAAAGTACCGGAATGCGTTCGAAGATGCATTGCGGGAATTCCACACGGAGAAGATGCAAGAGATCAATCGTACGATTTTTTCGCTGTGGCGTGACATCTATCGCGGAAACGATATTGATTACATACGCATCAATACGATTGACGAAGGCGTCGTGGAACGGTCGGATCGGCGGCGTTTGTACACGTACGGTGTAATGCAGGCAAAGAACGACGTGGAAATCGAAATGCGTGGTCGCTGTAGTGCCGGTCAGAGGGTGTTGGCCTCGCTTATCATTCGCTTGGCGCTAGCGGAAACATTTAGCAGCAACTGCGGTGTGATGACGCTGGACGAACCAACTACTAATCTGGACCGGGACAATATAGAGTCGCTATGCTTAGCTCTGCGACAGATTGTCTCCGAACGCGAAGGAGGCCCCTCTCAGTTGATAGTAATCACGCACGAAGAGGATTTTGTGAACAAGTTGGATAAGTTGGAGACTTATCACCGCATTTCACGTAATAATGAAGGCAAATCGGTGATAAAGGAGGAAACTATCTAA
- the LOC128298198 gene encoding pro-corazonin-like — protein sequence MLHTRTIAFLLVGLVVLVNAQTFQYSRGWTNGKRSSPVEPIANQVPVSGISPGALSSLKPNEKSLLRRFLRNPCDLRVANLLAGHPSKDLYQLGGNSYDSSESAGSAFLLPQFLMDPDEGNGNSNLPNGRPIEDELRFKRGASSGMSDPRQKIA from the exons ATGCTACATACACGCACAATTGCGTTCCTGCTAGTCGGGCTGGTAGTGTTGGTGAATGCGCAAACGTTTCAGTACTCCCGCGGATGGACAAACGGCAAGCGATCCTCGCCGGTGGAACCCATCGCTAATCAGGTCCCGGTTTCCGGCATATCCCCCGGAGCACTGAGCTCTTTAAAACCGAACGAAAA ATCGCTGCTGCGCCGGTTTTTGCGGAATCCCTGCGATCTGCGTGTCGCCAACCTGCTGGCTGGGCATCCGAGCAAAGATCTGTACCAGCTGGGAGGTAACAGCTACGACAGTTCGGAGTCGGCCGGATCCGCCTTCCTTTTACCGCAGTTCCTAATGGATCCCGATGAAGGCAACGGAAACAGCAATTTGCCCAACGGTCGCCCAATCGAGGACGAATTGCGCTTCAAGCGCGGTGCGTCGTCCGGTATGAGTGATCCTCGTCAGAAAATTGCCTAA